CCCGTGCTGCGCGGAGCCGACGAGCGCGTTCTTCACGTATTGCTGCGTGATCGTCGACCCGCCCTGCAGGCCGCCGTTGCCGAACAGGTTGTTCTCCACCGCGCGCGCGAAGCCGGTGAAGTCGAACCCGGGGTTCGAATAGAAGTTGCGGTCCTCGGCGGCGATGACGGCCTGGCGCACGTGCACCGGCACCTGGTTGATGCTGACGTCGACCCGATTGCCTTCGGGCGGAACGATTTTCGCGATCTCCGAACCATCGCTGGCCAGGATGGTCGAGACCTGGTTGGTGCGGATGTTGCCTGGCTTGGGAATGTCGACGATGAAGTACGCCATCGTGAAGGTGACGATCGGCAACAGGATCAGCACCGCCGCGCTGAGGTAGGCCGCACGGCGTACCCACCGCCAGTTGATCTGCTCGACCCAATTCGGTGCCGCGGCCCGGTGGCTCGGCACATCGGGGCCCCCGGCGTCGCCGGGCCGTCGCGGTGGGGGCGGCGGCGGAGGGCCTTCCGGTGGGCGACCGGACATCGGGCGGTCGTGCCGCTGCGGACCCGACGACCGGCTGTCGAGCGCGGCCTTCACTTCCTCGATCGCATCGCGGGGCGCAGGCCTGGATCCAGGACCACCCAGCGCAGCCTTGACCTCGTCGATCGGGTCGGACCGTCGAGGAGCCCGGTCGTCGGCGACCGCGGGCAGGATCGTCGTCTGCCGATCGTCGGGGGGAACGCGGCGACGGGTCCCGACATCGCCGCGATGCGCCGCACGATCGGACTCGTCCGGACGAGCGGCGTCGGGTTCCTTGCTCATACGCTCAGTCGCGGACCTGCTCGGGTCGTCGGGCGACTGATCGTGGCGCCCTTCGTTATTCAATGGCCGCGCTGGCGCCGTTGCGTGCCGTCCGCGGACCGCGGGTTCCCTTGGGAGGGCGTTCCGCGCCGAGCACATACGACTTGACTAGGTGATTCCAGCTGCAGGTTCGGCACACCTCGACCACGTGAACCGAGAACTCCGTGAACTTCACCGCCAGCAAGACCAACTCTTCTGCGGTGCGGGCCGAACCCGACACCGCGCCCAAGTGATCGCCGAACACCCAGGACACCAGCGTGAGCTGTTCCTTTCGGCAGATCGGGCACATCACCTGGCTGGTTTTGCCGTGAAACTTCGCGGCGCGCAGCAAATAGGGGTTCGCATCGCAGACCTCGGTCACACCGGTGCGGCCCGAGTACACCTCGGCCAGCAGGGAGCGGCGCCGAAGCGCGTAATCCACCACTTGTCGCTGCAGTCGCACGTTCACCAGAGTACGTCGCCCTCGGCACTGCCGATACGCAACCGAGGCTGTTGTTACCGCTGCGCCGCGGTAACAACAGGTGACTTCTACGATCATCCCCATGGCGAAATGGCTGGGCGCACCACTCGGCGGCGGAGTGACCACCGCGACCCGCGCCAAAGATGCCGACCGGCAAGACACCTGTACGGTGCTCGACGCCGCCCTGGCCGACGGCGAGCTCTCCGGCGAGGAACATCGCGAGCGCGTCGGCAAGGCCACCAACGCCGTGACACTCGGCGACCTGAAGCTTCTGGTGCAGGATCTGCAGGGCAGCACCCCGCCGCGGCTGCACGCGGCAAAGTCGAATGCAGCACCGGTCGTTCGTTCGCGCGGCATCGCGATCGCCGCGTTGGTCGTGTCGGTGTTGTTCGGCATGGGCCTCGGCTGGGGGCTGTACGGGAACACCAGCTCACCGCTGGACTTCACCTCCGACCCCGGCGCCAAACCCGACGGCGTCGCGGCGGTGGTGCTGACCCCACCCAAGCAACTGCAATCGCTCGGCGGGCTCACCGGTCTGCTCGAGCAGGCCCGCAAGAAATTCGGCGACACCGTCGGTTACCGGCTCCTCGTCTACCCGACTTATGCCAGCTTCTATCGGCCGGACCCGGCCGACGACCGCCGAGTGCTGGACTACGACTACCGCGGCGGCTGGGACGACCCGACCGTCTCCCCCAGGACCGACCCCAAGGCCGTCGCGGCCGACCTGGCCAAGTTCGACGTCAAGGCGGCCGTCGGCATCATGCGCGGGGCCCCCGAGACGCTGGGCATCAAGGCCGCCGAGGTCAAGTCGACGTACTTGATCGTCGAACCGGCCAAGGATCCGACCGCGCCCGGAGCGCTCACCTTGTCGGTGTACGTCTCCAGCGACTACGGCAGCGGTTCGATCGATTTCGCCGGTGACGGCACCGTCAAGCGGGTGAGCTACCCCTCCAGCTGAATCGGCTGAGGCGTCCGGGGCGCCGGGGCGGCTAGCGCTGTTGAGCCGGCCGAGACTCCTGCAAGCCGTCGAGGCCGCGGCCTCGAGTGGGCCCTCACGGCTTTGAGTGTGCTTTCACGGTGTTCGGTGGGCGTTCACGGCGGTCTCATTCGGCGTGTCACCACCCTGGACGCACACCGAAACACGTCGGGACACGTCGAGCGCCGAGGACCCGACAACACTCGATGCGAGGCCAATTCCGCGAATCCGGGTGGCAAACTGCCTGCCAACACCAAGTAGTGTTGTGGCAAATATATCGAGGCGATACTATTACGCGACGCGTCGGCAGGACGTAACCAGTTATGCAAAGGGAGGTGACTCGATGCTGGAGCTTGCGATCCTCGGGCTCTTGATCGAGTCGCCAATGCATGGCTATGAGCTGCGTAAGCGGCTGACCGGCCTGCTCGGCGCGTTCCGTGCATTTTCGTACGGTTCGCTCTATCCGGCGCTGCGGCGCATGCAGGCGGATGGGCTGATCGCCGAGAACGCGGCGCCGGCCGGTACTCCGGTCCGGCGGGCCCGTCGGGTCTACGAGCTGACCGAGAAGGGTCGTCAGCGCTTCGGTGAGTTGGTGGCCGACACCGGTCCGCACAACTACACCGACGACGGCTTCGGGGTGCACCTGGCCTTCTTCAACCGCACGCCGGCGGAGGCCCGGATGCGGATCCTGGAAGGTCGCCGTCGTCAGGTCGAGGAACGCCGTGAGGGTCTGCGTGACGCCATTGCGCGCGCCAGCAGCTCACTCGACCGCTACACACGTCAGCTCCACCAACTCGGGCTCGAGTCCAGCGAGCGCGAGGTCAAGTGGCTCAACGAGCTCATCGCCGCCGAGCGCGCGGCACCCGGGCTCACTGAGCAGGCATAACCACCCACGGCATTCGAGACATAGGTAATTGAAGGTAAGGAGAACGCCCTATGAGTGAGCAGAACGCGCCCCAGGCGTCGACGGAGGTTCGAGTCGCCATTGTCGGCGTCGGTAACTGCGCGTCGTCGCTGGTTCAGGGCGTCCAGTACTACTACGACGCCGACCCGAACAGCACCGTGCCAGGCCTGATGCACGTGACGTTCGGCCGCTACCACGTCCGCGACGTGAAGTTTGTGGCCGCGTTCGACGTGGACGCCAAGAAGGTCGGCTTCGATCTGTCGGAGGCGATCTTCGCGTCGGAGAACAACACGATCAAGATCGCCGACGTGCCGCCGACCAATGTGACGGTGCAGCGCGGCCCGACACTCGACGGCATCGGCAAGTACTACGCCGACACCATCGAGGTGTCCGACGCCGAGGCCGTCGACGTGGTCCAGGTGCTCAAGGAGGCCCGGGTCGACGTCATGGTGTCCTACCTGCCGGTGGGCTCCGAGGAAGCCGACAAGTTCTACGCGCAGTGCGCGATCGACGCCGGCGTGGCGTTCGTCAACGCGCTACCGGTGTTCATCGCCTCCGACCCGGTGTGGGCCAAGAAGTTCACCGACGCCGGCGTGCCGATCATCGGTGACGACATCAAGAGCCAGGTCGGCGCGACGATCACGCACCGCGTGATGGCCAAGCTGTTCGAGGACCGCGGTGTGCAGCTCGATCGCACCATGCAGCTCAACGTCGGCGGCAACATGGACTTCCTAAACATGCTCGAGCGTGAGCGACTGGAGTCCAAGAAGATCTCCAAGACGCAGGCCGTCACGTCAAACCTGCAGCGCGAGTTCAAGACCAAGGATGTGCACATCGGCCCGTCCGATCACGTCGGCTGGCTCGACGACCGCAAGTGGGCCTACGTGCGGCTGGAAGGCCGTGCGTTCGGTGACGTGCCGCTGAACCTGGAGTACAAGCTCGAGGTGTGGGACTCGCCGAACTCGGCCGGCGTCATCATCGACGCGGTGCGCGCGGCGAAGATCGCCAAGGACCGTGGCATCGGCGGACCCGTCGTGCCGGCATCGGCCTATCTGATGAAGAGCCCCCCGAAGCAGCTGCCCGACGATATCGCGCGTACGCAGCTCGAGGAGTTCATCATCGAGGGTTAGTTCGAACGACGATGCGCGCCGCGTGACGGCGCGCTGTCGAACCGGATGCACCGGGCAATTCGGTTCACTCATCGAGTGTGCGGTGAGGTCGCGTTTCAGAACGAAATTGCGACCTCGCCGCACACTCTTTTTTGTATGGGTGTGCGCTGACGACCCGGGGTGCACACTCAACGCCGGGACTGCCATACCGTGAACGGCTTGCTGTGCAGTCGCTTAGCATTACGCGGAGCACCCCCTCCCTCGACGAGTCAGGCCTAGTCACGGATGAAAGTTCAGCCCGCCGCGTTCCTGCGTACGACCCTGCCCCTCGACATGTCCCGGCTCGCCGACTTCGACGGCGGGCGCTACCACTCGATCTGGCTGCCCGATCACATGGTCAGCTTCTGGCCGGACTCGATCTGGACGCCCGAGTTCACCGACCTCGCCATCGCGTCGCCGTCGCCGCATCGCCATCTCGATGGCCTGTCGGTAGCGGCCGCGGCCGCCGTGCTGACCGAGCGCGTCCCGCTGGTGAGCGCGGTGGTCGACACCGTGCGACGCCACCCGTCGCTGCTCGCCCAGACCGCGCTGACCATTGACCATCTCGCGAAGGGACGCTTCATCCTCGGGCTGGGCAGCGGCGAGAGTGAGAACACGCTGCCGTACGGCTTCGACTTCTCCCGACCGGTCGCCCGTTTCGAGGAAGCGCTGACGGTCATCCGGCTGCTCTGGGAGAGCGACGGCCCGGTCGACTTCGAGGGGCAGTTCTACACGCTGCAGCACGCGCGGTTGGACACCGAGCCGTATCAAGGACGGTTCCCGCAGATCTGGATCGGCGCGAGCGGCCCGCGCATGCTCGACATCGCCGGCCGCCACGCCGATGGTTGGTGGCCCGCCGGGGCGTGGACCCCGGAGCACTACGCCGAAATGCTTTCGACGGTAAGGAAATCCGCCGAGCGCGCCGGCCGCGATCCGATGGCGATCACGCCGGGCTTCATGCAGGTGTGCCTCATCGGCGCGAGCGAAGACGCTCTTGCCCAGATCCTGCGGGCGCCGCTGGTCAAGGCGTTCCTGCTGCAGGTGTCGGCAGAGACGTTGCGCGGCTTCGGGTTCGAACACCCGATGGGTCCCAGCTGGCGCGGCTTCCAGGACATCGATCCCGTGGTGCTCACCCGCGAGCGGATCCTGACGTTCCTGGACAACGCGCAGCCCGAGATGCTGCTGGCCGTCGTGCCGCACGGCACTGCGCGAGAGGTCGCGAAGATCATCAAGAGCTATGTGGACGCGGGGCTGCGGGTGCCCAAGATTCTCGATTACGGTGCCATGGCCGGCCTGACGTATGCCGCCACGTCGGCTGCGAATGTTCTTGCCGCAGAGGATGAACTGATGCGGCTGTGCGGAGATCTGTCGTGAGCCCGCAGCTGGACGCCGCCGAGTTGCTGCGTGCCGCCCAGGCCGCGACCGGACTGCACGACTACGGCGACCCGACGTTGCCGGAGCGCTTCGCCGTCGCCGCCGACCATCTCAACAACCTCGGCATGGACGCCGAGGGCACCGCGGCGGCCGCGCAGGTGTGTCACTGGCTGCTGACGTCGCGGCTGGAATTCATCGAGGACCGCAACCGCTACCCGATCGGTGACGAAGTGATCGAGGCGCCGATGTTCGTGACCGGCGAACCACGTTCGGGGACAACGCTGATGCACGCGCTGATGTCCGTCGATCCGCACGGGCGGGCGCTGCGCTTCTGGGAGGTGATGTACCCGTCGCCGCCACCGGGGCTGGCCGCCGACGACGACCCGCGTCGCGCGCGGGCCGACGACGACTGGCGCGAGATCAACGCGAAGATGCCCAAGTGGCTGCACAGCCACCCGTACAACGACATGCTGGGCGACGGCCTGCCCGAGGACGAACGCACCTGGGCCTTCGACTTCCGGGTCATGACGCCAACGGCGTGGTGGCGGGTGCCGATGCAGTCGCTGGTCGGCGGCCTGGCCACCGATGCGGGCGCGCAGTACCGGCTGCACAAGGCGATGCTGCAACAGCTGCAGTACAAGCGGCCGCGAAAGTACTGGGTTCTCAAGGGTTTTCATGGCTTCCGGCTCAAGGAGATGTTCGAGGTCTACCCCGACGCCACCCTGGTCTGGCTGCACCGCGACCCGGTGCAGGTCGCGGCGTCGCGCACGATGATGATGGCTGACATCGCCGAGGGCATGGTCGGGACCGTCGACCTGCACGCGCTGGCGAAGATGCATCTGGAGTTGACCCGCGCCGGCGTCGCCAACACGATGAGCAATCCGATGGTCGACGATCCGCGCATCCTGCATATCCGCTACACCGACTTCATCGCCGATCAGGTGGCGACGGTGCAACGCTACTACGCATTCGCCGGCCGTCAGGTCACACCTGAAGCCGAGACCGCGATGCGCGACTACCTGGCCGGCAATCGCGGCGACCGCCACGGCAAGTTCCACTACTCCACTGCGCTGTTGATCGACATCGGCGAAGACCTCGACGCGCTGCATGCGGAATTCCGGCCATTCCGTGATCGATTCGGCGTCGAGATCGAGAATCGTGGCTGACGCGATGCCGGCCCACCCGCGTCTGTCGGTGCACAACGTCACGTTCTACGGTGCCGAATTGGCCGAGCTGGAAACCCACTGGGCGGCGCTCGGCGTATCCCGGCTGAGCGTCCTGGACAGCCAGCTGCTCGACCCGGAATTTCCAAAGCTGCTGCAGCGCAACGACTATACTGTCGAGGCGGTCTATCATCTGTTCGCCGGCGGTCGGCTGACCTCCGACCCGCGGGCCGCGCAGGATGCTCTGATGCCGGTGATCGACGCCGCGGCCGGCGTCGGGGCGCGAATGATCTACCTGCTCACCGGGGGCCGGGACACCCTCACGTGGAACCGGGCCGCCGACCGGTTCCGCACGATGATCGCCCCCTGCGTCGCGCACGCCCAACGGGCCGGTGTGGCGTTGGCCGTCGAGAACGCCTCCAGCCTGTATGCCGACCTGCATCTGGCCCATACCCTGCGCGACACCGTTACGCTGGCCGAGATGAGTGGGCTGGGTGTCTGCATCGACGTGTTTCACTGTTGGGCGGAAGGCGATTTCGACGCAATGGTGCAGCGCGCCCTGCCGCGAACCGAGCTCATCCAGCTCAGCGACTACGTACTCGGCGATCGCGCGCTGCCGGGCCGGGCGGTCCCCGGGGACGGGGCGATTCCGATCGAAGGATTCGTCGCCAACGCGCTGGCGCGCGGCTACTCGCACGGGTTCGACCTGGAATTGATCGGGCCGCGAATCGAGCAGGAGGGCCGTCTCGAATCCGCCCGCCGCGCCTGCGCTGTCATCGGTGCGATGCTGGACAGATTGGGTGCGTGACAATGGCTTTCGGTGACGGTGCGGACGATGCGGCGCTGCGCTCGGCGTGGGTCGAGTTCTGCGCGCAGCTGCAGCGGGCGGGCGAGCAGGTCTTCAAGGACGCCAACGCCACGTCGGGGACGCAGCGGGTCGACGCGTTCCGCTTCCTGACGCAGAACCTGGGCCAGGCATTCGATCTGTCGCTCGAGACCCGCGACACCGGCTACCCGGTGCTGCACACGTTCTGCGGTCCGACCCGCAAGCTCGGTGGCGACTGTGCCGATTTCACCTACCAGCAGGTCTGGATCGACGGCCAGTCGACCTACCGCTTATACGGAAAACGCGGAACCGCAGCGTTTTTCAACGTCACCGTGCAGGGCGCGCGGATCCCCGGGCCCGGCGTGCTACACGAGCCGTTCGGTGACACGCCCGAGGCCAACCTGTTCGGGCGTCAACTGAGCGTCGGCGACGACGGTGAATTCGAGATCTACATCGGTGGGCCCGAGCGCGGTCCCAACTGGCTACCCACTACCGTGCACTCGCGAAAGCTGTTCATCCGCCAAGGATTCGACGCGTGGGATGAGCTGCCAGCGCGGCTGCGGATCGAGCGGGTCGACATGGCCGACCCCAAACCGCTGCCCAGCCCGCAGGTCATGATCGAGGCGATGGAATGGGCCGGCGATTTCGTCACCGGCCTGATGTCGGACTGGCCCGAATTTCCGTTCACCTACGGCGGCGTCGACGCCGAGCATCCCAACGCGTTTCCCACCATTGCAGGAGGCGCTACCACCGAAGCGGACAGCAAGCGGGGCCGCGCCGCCGCCAACATGTACTGGGAGCTCGCACCCGACGAGGCGCTGATCGTCGAATTCGACGCCCACGACGGGCTGTGGATGTTCACCAATATGGGTGTGTTCTTCAACAGCATGGATTACCTCTACCGCCCGGTGAGCTACACCCCCAGCCGCACCAAAATCGATGGCGACGGGCGCATCCGCCTGGTCATGGCGCATCGTGATCCGAATGTCCACAACTGGCTGGACACCCAGGGCTTCGAACGCGGGAACCTGACCTATCGCCACATGCTCGAGGGCGAGCCCGCCGTGCTGCACACCAAAGTCGTCAAACACGACGACATCGCGCGCCTGCTTCCGCCGGACACCGCGACCATGAGCGGCGCGCAGCGCAGCGCCGCAATGTGGGATCGATTCCACGGCATTCGGCGCCGTTACTTCCTCTAATGTCAGAGATCGTGACCGAGATCTCCGAAGACGAACTGGCCGGGCTGTCCGAATTCTCGCTGCTGTCCGAGAACGCCGAGCAGGCCGGCGTGACCGGTCGGCTGCCGGACGTGGAACGGATCGAGGCCGAAACGCCGAACGGCTCCATCAGCGCGCTGCGCTGGGGCGGCACTGCGCCGCGAATCGTCTTTCTGCACGGTGGTGGACAGAACGCCCACACCTGGGACACCGTCATCGTCGGGCTCGGGGTACCGGCGCTGGCGGTCGACCTGCCCGGCCATGGCCATTCCGGCTGGCGTGCAGACGGCGACTACTCGCCGCAGCACAACGCCGATGCCGTGGCGCCGGTGCTGCGCGACTTCGCGCCCGACGCCGACCTGGTCGTGGGCATGTCGCTGGGCGGGCTGACCGGGATCCGGCTCGGCGCGATCGCACCGGAACTGGTGCGCGAACTCGTTCTCGTGGACGTCACACCGTCGGCATTGCACCGCTACGCCGAGCTGACCACCGAGCAGCAGGGCACCGTCGCGCTGGTACAGGGCGAGCGCGAGTTCCCCAGCTTCCAGGCCATGCTCGACCTGACGGTCGCCGCGGCACCCCACCGCGAGGTCAAGGCACTGCGCCGCGGCGTGTTCCACAACTCCCGACGGCTGGAGAACGGGAACTGGGCGTGGCGCTACGACACCATCCGCAAAGTCCCGGACTTCGGCGATTTGTGGAACGACGTGGACGCGTTGACCGCACCCGTCACCCTGGTGCGCGGCGGCTCGTCACCCTTCGTCACGGACGAGGACGCCGACGAACTCACCAAGCGCACAACGCATTTCCGTCAGGTTCACGTTGTCGCCAACTCCGGACATTCCGTGCAAAGCGATCAGCCCCGCGCGCTGATCGAACTATTGACCGGGGTCCTCAACGCAGGCTGAGAGGCCCGGGCTCCTACGGTGGTCGTATGACCCACCCCGTTCGCATCGGTGTACAACTGCAGCCTCAGCACGCGCCCGAATACCGCCACATCCGTGACGCCGTGCGGCGCTGCGAGGACATGGGTGTCGACGTCGCATTCACCTGGGATCACTTCTTCCCGCTCTACGGTGATCCCGACGGCGCGCATTTCGAATGCTGGACGGTGCTGGCGGCCTGGGCCGAGCAGACGTCGCGCATCGAGTTCGGCGCGCTGGTGACGTGCAACTCGTATCGCAATCCGGAACTGCTCGCCGACATGGCGCGCACCGTCGACCACATTTCCGAGGGCCGGTTGATCCTGGGTATCGGATCCGGTTGGAAGGAAAAGGACTACGACGAGTACGGCTACGAATTCGGTACCGCGGGCAGCCGCCTCGACGACCTGGCCGCGGCCTTCCCCCGGATCACGTCGCGGCTGAGCAAGCTCAATCCCGCACCCACCCGCGACATCCCGATACTGATCGGCGGCAAGGGTCCGCGAAAGACCCTGCGACTGGTTGCCGAGTACGGCGACATCTGGCACGGCTTCACCACTGTCGATACCTACCCGGCCGCCGCGGCCGTGCTGGACGAGCATTGCGCCGCGTTCGGGCGCGACCCGTCCACGATCGAGCGGTCGGCCGGCGTGGAGGACAACAGCGGTGTGCGCCGCGGCGAAGGGGTCGACGGGTTGATCGCCAACGCCGAGGGGCTGACCGCGTTGGGGGTGACGCTGTTGACGGTCGGCGTCAATGGTCCGGATTACGACCTGGGCGCGGCCGAGGCATTGTGCCGCTGGCGCGACGCGCGTTAATTGGGGTTTGCCTCCAATTCATCCGCCAAACACCTTAACGAATGCGCAAATACATGAGAAACTTTCCACCGCTGATCGCTGGTGCGGAGCTGCAACAGACTTGAGAGAGACTCATGCCGAAGAAATATGGGGTCAAGGAAAAGGACCAGGTTGTCAACCACATCCTCAACCTGGTGCTGACGGGCAAGCTGCGCAGCGGCGACCGCGTCGATCGCAACGAGATCGCGCTCGGCTTGGGAGTCAGTCGCGTGCCGATTCAAGAGGCCCTGATCGAGCTCGAGCACGACGGCATCGTGTCGACCCGCTATCACCGGGGCGCGTTCGTCGAGCGATTCGATGAAGCCACCGTCCTCGAGCATCACGAGCTTGACGGCATGCTCAACGGCATCGCCTCGGCGCGCGCCGCGAGCAACCCGACGCCGCGGATCCTCGGGCAGCTCGATTCGCTGATGCGCTCGATGCGCACCGCGAAGGACTCCCGGGTCTTTTCCGAATTCACCGCTGAGTACCGGCGCACCGTCAACGACGAATACGCCGGGCCGCGACTGCACGCCACTATCCGTGCCTCAGAAGACCTCATCCCGCACGCCTTCTGGATGAGCTACCAGAACAATCGCGACGATGTGCTGCCCTACTACGAGGACGAAACGTCGGCGATCCACCGCCGCGACCCGGACGCCGCGCGGGCGGCATGCGTCGGCCGCGCCCACCTGATGGCGCAGACCATGCTGGCCGAACTGTTCCGGCGCAGGGTTTTCG
The Mycobacterium sp. 050128 genome window above contains:
- a CDS encoding DUF5318 domain-containing protein, with product MRLQRQVVDYALRRRSLLAEVYSGRTGVTEVCDANPYLLRAAKFHGKTSQVMCPICRKEQLTLVSWVFGDHLGAVSGSARTAEELVLLAVKFTEFSVHVVEVCRTCSWNHLVKSYVLGAERPPKGTRGPRTARNGASAAIE
- a CDS encoding DUF1707 SHOCT-like domain-containing protein, coding for MAKWLGAPLGGGVTTATRAKDADRQDTCTVLDAALADGELSGEEHRERVGKATNAVTLGDLKLLVQDLQGSTPPRLHAAKSNAAPVVRSRGIAIAALVVSVLFGMGLGWGLYGNTSSPLDFTSDPGAKPDGVAAVVLTPPKQLQSLGGLTGLLEQARKKFGDTVGYRLLVYPTYASFYRPDPADDRRVLDYDYRGGWDDPTVSPRTDPKAVAADLAKFDVKAAVGIMRGAPETLGIKAAEVKSTYLIVEPAKDPTAPGALTLSVYVSSDYGSGSIDFAGDGTVKRVSYPSS
- a CDS encoding PadR family transcriptional regulator encodes the protein MLELAILGLLIESPMHGYELRKRLTGLLGAFRAFSYGSLYPALRRMQADGLIAENAAPAGTPVRRARRVYELTEKGRQRFGELVADTGPHNYTDDGFGVHLAFFNRTPAEARMRILEGRRRQVEERREGLRDAIARASSSLDRYTRQLHQLGLESSEREVKWLNELIAAERAAPGLTEQA
- a CDS encoding inositol-3-phosphate synthase, which translates into the protein MSEQNAPQASTEVRVAIVGVGNCASSLVQGVQYYYDADPNSTVPGLMHVTFGRYHVRDVKFVAAFDVDAKKVGFDLSEAIFASENNTIKIADVPPTNVTVQRGPTLDGIGKYYADTIEVSDAEAVDVVQVLKEARVDVMVSYLPVGSEEADKFYAQCAIDAGVAFVNALPVFIASDPVWAKKFTDAGVPIIGDDIKSQVGATITHRVMAKLFEDRGVQLDRTMQLNVGGNMDFLNMLERERLESKKISKTQAVTSNLQREFKTKDVHIGPSDHVGWLDDRKWAYVRLEGRAFGDVPLNLEYKLEVWDSPNSAGVIIDAVRAAKIAKDRGIGGPVVPASAYLMKSPPKQLPDDIARTQLEEFIIEG
- a CDS encoding LLM class flavin-dependent oxidoreductase — its product is MKVQPAAFLRTTLPLDMSRLADFDGGRYHSIWLPDHMVSFWPDSIWTPEFTDLAIASPSPHRHLDGLSVAAAAAVLTERVPLVSAVVDTVRRHPSLLAQTALTIDHLAKGRFILGLGSGESENTLPYGFDFSRPVARFEEALTVIRLLWESDGPVDFEGQFYTLQHARLDTEPYQGRFPQIWIGASGPRMLDIAGRHADGWWPAGAWTPEHYAEMLSTVRKSAERAGRDPMAITPGFMQVCLIGASEDALAQILRAPLVKAFLLQVSAETLRGFGFEHPMGPSWRGFQDIDPVVLTRERILTFLDNAQPEMLLAVVPHGTAREVAKIIKSYVDAGLRVPKILDYGAMAGLTYAATSAANVLAAEDELMRLCGDLS
- a CDS encoding sulfotransferase family protein gives rise to the protein MSPQLDAAELLRAAQAATGLHDYGDPTLPERFAVAADHLNNLGMDAEGTAAAAQVCHWLLTSRLEFIEDRNRYPIGDEVIEAPMFVTGEPRSGTTLMHALMSVDPHGRALRFWEVMYPSPPPGLAADDDPRRARADDDWREINAKMPKWLHSHPYNDMLGDGLPEDERTWAFDFRVMTPTAWWRVPMQSLVGGLATDAGAQYRLHKAMLQQLQYKRPRKYWVLKGFHGFRLKEMFEVYPDATLVWLHRDPVQVAASRTMMMADIAEGMVGTVDLHALAKMHLELTRAGVANTMSNPMVDDPRILHIRYTDFIADQVATVQRYYAFAGRQVTPEAETAMRDYLAGNRGDRHGKFHYSTALLIDIGEDLDALHAEFRPFRDRFGVEIENRG
- a CDS encoding sugar phosphate isomerase/epimerase family protein produces the protein MPAHPRLSVHNVTFYGAELAELETHWAALGVSRLSVLDSQLLDPEFPKLLQRNDYTVEAVYHLFAGGRLTSDPRAAQDALMPVIDAAAGVGARMIYLLTGGRDTLTWNRAADRFRTMIAPCVAHAQRAGVALAVENASSLYADLHLAHTLRDTVTLAEMSGLGVCIDVFHCWAEGDFDAMVQRALPRTELIQLSDYVLGDRALPGRAVPGDGAIPIEGFVANALARGYSHGFDLELIGPRIEQEGRLESARRACAVIGAMLDRLGA
- a CDS encoding DUF1214 domain-containing protein — encoded protein: MAFGDGADDAALRSAWVEFCAQLQRAGEQVFKDANATSGTQRVDAFRFLTQNLGQAFDLSLETRDTGYPVLHTFCGPTRKLGGDCADFTYQQVWIDGQSTYRLYGKRGTAAFFNVTVQGARIPGPGVLHEPFGDTPEANLFGRQLSVGDDGEFEIYIGGPERGPNWLPTTVHSRKLFIRQGFDAWDELPARLRIERVDMADPKPLPSPQVMIEAMEWAGDFVTGLMSDWPEFPFTYGGVDAEHPNAFPTIAGGATTEADSKRGRAAANMYWELAPDEALIVEFDAHDGLWMFTNMGVFFNSMDYLYRPVSYTPSRTKIDGDGRIRLVMAHRDPNVHNWLDTQGFERGNLTYRHMLEGEPAVLHTKVVKHDDIARLLPPDTATMSGAQRSAAMWDRFHGIRRRYFL
- a CDS encoding alpha/beta fold hydrolase, encoding MSEIVTEISEDELAGLSEFSLLSENAEQAGVTGRLPDVERIEAETPNGSISALRWGGTAPRIVFLHGGGQNAHTWDTVIVGLGVPALAVDLPGHGHSGWRADGDYSPQHNADAVAPVLRDFAPDADLVVGMSLGGLTGIRLGAIAPELVRELVLVDVTPSALHRYAELTTEQQGTVALVQGEREFPSFQAMLDLTVAAAPHREVKALRRGVFHNSRRLENGNWAWRYDTIRKVPDFGDLWNDVDALTAPVTLVRGGSSPFVTDEDADELTKRTTHFRQVHVVANSGHSVQSDQPRALIELLTGVLNAG
- a CDS encoding LLM class F420-dependent oxidoreductase, producing MTHPVRIGVQLQPQHAPEYRHIRDAVRRCEDMGVDVAFTWDHFFPLYGDPDGAHFECWTVLAAWAEQTSRIEFGALVTCNSYRNPELLADMARTVDHISEGRLILGIGSGWKEKDYDEYGYEFGTAGSRLDDLAAAFPRITSRLSKLNPAPTRDIPILIGGKGPRKTLRLVAEYGDIWHGFTTVDTYPAAAAVLDEHCAAFGRDPSTIERSAGVEDNSGVRRGEGVDGLIANAEGLTALGVTLLTVGVNGPDYDLGAAEALCRWRDAR
- a CDS encoding GntR family transcriptional regulator, encoding MPKKYGVKEKDQVVNHILNLVLTGKLRSGDRVDRNEIALGLGVSRVPIQEALIELEHDGIVSTRYHRGAFVERFDEATVLEHHELDGMLNGIASARAASNPTPRILGQLDSLMRSMRTAKDSRVFSEFTAEYRRTVNDEYAGPRLHATIRASEDLIPHAFWMSYQNNRDDVLPYYEDETSAIHRRDPDAARAACVGRAHLMAQTMLAELFRRRVFAAPDDIRRVVAGPLPVLAKTEAVCAEPSMAL